Part of the Candidatus Sulfotelmatobacter sp. genome is shown below.
AGCCCGGGCTCACGGGCCTTTGCGACTTCGGCGAGCTTCTCGACGTCGCTGACGTAGTCCGACAGGGTTGCGACGAAGAAGCGCTCGCCCTCCGATTTTCCCCGCCCGCGCAGGTCCACCGCGTAGACCGCCAGGCCGTGGCTGGTGAGCTGCTCGGCCACCCAGCCGTACTGGCCGCTGTGCGCGTTGAAGCCGGGAACGATCAGGACCACCGCGCGGGCCCTCTCGCTCGGGCGCCATGAGCGAATGAACAACTTGAGTCCCGAGGAGCCATCGATCCGCTCCTCGCGCGCCGCGTGAACCACCGTTTCCGCCATCGGGCATCTCCTGTTTTCGTCGAGTTCTGGGCACGACGAATCGCCGCGCAGATCCGGGACCGGGCCGATCCTCGGCGATCCCGTACCTGCGCGGCGATGATACCGCGAGTGGGGGGTTCGTCAGGCGCGACGAATCACGACCTCGAGATAGTCGGCGGGTACCACCAGGCTGCCGCGTCCGCCGCGGTCGAAGCTCGCCAGCAGCTCGAGCAGCGCCTGGTGCAGTGCCCGTTTTCCCGCCTCGTCCAGCGCCGCGAACGCCCGCTGGGTCGGTCCGTAGTAGTCACGGAACAGTTCAATCCAGTGCTCGGCGGACGGATTACGGAACGTGAACTGCTTCTTCTCGATGTTCATGATCCGGGCGGAGCCACGGAATAGTTCGGCCAGGCGCTCGCGAGTGCCCCATTCGAAGGGCGGACGCACCCCGGCCGGCGGCGGAACGAATCGCGACATCACCTTGAACAACTCGCCCACGAATCCGTCGGGCGTCCAGTTGGCCATGCCGATACGGCCGCCCGGTCGCACCACGCGGGCGATCTCCGCGGCGGCGCGCTCCTGATGGGGCGTGAACATGATTCCGAAAGTCGAGAGCGCGACGTCGAACGAGGCATCTGGAAACGGCAAGTGCTCGGCGTCCGCCACCTGGGTGCGCATGGTCAATCCGTCGATCTCGGCACGACGGAATCCCTGCTCGAGCAGCTCGGGCACGTAGTCGGTCGAAGTGACGTCGGCGAAGCGGCGAGCGG
Proteins encoded:
- a CDS encoding class I SAM-dependent methyltransferase, producing MSVTQTVSSPDFETIKKRQQATWAAGDFGRIGVLLQIVGETLCEAVDLGSNDRVIDVAAGNGNASLAAARRFADVTSTDYVPELLEQGFRRAEIDGLTMRTQVADAEHLPFPDASFDVALSTFGIMFTPHQERAAAEIARVVRPGGRIGMANWTPDGFVGELFKVMSRFVPPPAGVRPPFEWGTRERLAELFRGSARIMNIEKKQFTFRNPSAEHWIELFRDYYGPTQRAFAALDEAGKRALHQALLELLASFDRGGRGSLVVPADYLEVVIRRA
- a CDS encoding alpha/beta fold hydrolase — encoded protein: MAETVVHAAREERIDGSSGLKLFIRSWRPSERARAVVLIVPGFNAHSGQYGWVAEQLTSHGLAVYAVDLRGRGKSEGERFFVATLSDYVSDVEKLAEVAKAREPGLPVFLLGHSAGGVVACLYTLAHQSELAGLVCESFAFQVPAPDFALAVLKGLSHLAPHAHVLKLDNADFSRDPVAVQALNDDPLIANEVQPTQTVA